The following proteins are encoded in a genomic region of Variovorax paradoxus:
- a CDS encoding class I fructose-bisphosphate aldolase, with translation MSKDKTARLNRLLTNGRCLDIALDHGVCNEPSFLDGLEDMPQVIDKLVAAAPDALQLNYGQSDLLQDRPGRDKPALVMRIDMGNPYNATLHRVMWAQLQNEHDPVLPAVQRDAACVVVNLFMLPNEPDLFRQCVQNIARVRADCDRYGMPLMIEPLVMQSPTPGSRYQVDGDAEKIVTLVRLAREMGADIVKADPTSDPADFHRVVQAARCPVLVRGGGREDLQQVFARSRALLDQGAVGMVYGRNVYQHANPSAVVSALMAMIHRGASAKEAWSLYESGGAK, from the coding sequence ATGTCGAAAGACAAGACAGCACGGCTCAACCGCCTGCTCACCAACGGCCGCTGCCTGGACATCGCCCTGGACCACGGCGTGTGCAACGAGCCGTCATTCCTCGACGGCCTGGAGGACATGCCCCAGGTCATCGACAAGCTCGTGGCCGCCGCACCCGATGCGCTGCAACTCAACTACGGCCAGTCCGACCTGCTGCAGGACCGCCCCGGCCGCGACAAGCCGGCGCTAGTGATGCGCATCGACATGGGCAATCCCTACAACGCCACGCTGCACCGCGTGATGTGGGCCCAGCTGCAGAACGAGCACGACCCGGTGTTGCCGGCCGTACAGCGCGACGCGGCGTGCGTGGTGGTCAACCTCTTCATGCTGCCCAATGAGCCCGACCTGTTCCGCCAGTGCGTGCAGAACATCGCGCGCGTCCGTGCGGACTGCGACCGCTACGGCATGCCGCTGATGATCGAGCCGCTGGTGATGCAGTCACCCACCCCCGGCAGCCGCTACCAGGTCGACGGCGATGCCGAGAAGATCGTCACGCTGGTGCGCCTTGCGCGCGAGATGGGCGCCGACATCGTCAAGGCCGACCCGACCAGCGACCCTGCCGACTTCCACCGCGTGGTGCAGGCGGCGCGCTGCCCCGTGCTCGTGCGCGGCGGCGGGCGCGAAGACCTGCAGCAGGTGTTCGCGCGCTCGCGCGCGCTGCTGGACCAGGGCGCGGTCGGCATGGTGTACGGACGCAACGTCTACCAGCACGCCAATCCGTCGGCGGTGGTGAGTGCGCTGATGGCCATGATCCACCGCGGCGCGAGCGCCAAGGAGGCCTGGTCCCTCTACGAATCGGGCGGCGCGAAGTAA
- a CDS encoding aldo/keto reductase: MMMKKTTLGPSGIECSAIGLGTWAMGGWMWGGGDNAAAVVAIQASLDAGVNLIDTAPAYGLGRSESIVGTALKGRRHEAVIATKCGLVWHTQQGTHFFEEDGHPVYRYLGRESIMHECEESLKRLQTDYIDLYITHWQDSTTPVAETMDALLELKKQGKIRAIGVSNVSPETLSEYLRHGPVDAAQERYSLIDREIEQTLAPLCSEHQVAVLGYSSLALGLLAGSIDPGREFKGDDQRASNPRFSAGNRATLKAFFEELDPLRTRLECSFGQMMIAWTVARGTVSVALCGARVRQQAIENAGAGAVELGDEALRLIDAAAKRHLSALA; the protein is encoded by the coding sequence ATGATGATGAAGAAGACGACGCTGGGCCCTTCGGGCATCGAATGCTCGGCCATCGGCCTGGGGACCTGGGCCATGGGCGGATGGATGTGGGGCGGCGGCGACAACGCGGCGGCCGTGGTCGCCATCCAGGCCTCGCTGGACGCGGGCGTGAACCTGATCGACACCGCGCCGGCCTACGGCCTCGGGCGCTCCGAAAGCATCGTGGGCACCGCGCTCAAGGGGCGCCGCCACGAGGCGGTGATCGCGACCAAGTGCGGCCTGGTGTGGCACACGCAACAGGGCACGCACTTCTTCGAGGAAGACGGGCATCCCGTGTACCGCTATCTCGGCCGCGAATCGATCATGCACGAATGCGAGGAGAGCCTGAAGCGCCTGCAGACCGACTACATCGATCTCTACATCACGCATTGGCAGGACAGCACCACGCCCGTGGCCGAGACCATGGACGCGCTGCTCGAACTCAAGAAGCAGGGAAAGATCCGCGCCATCGGCGTGAGCAACGTGAGCCCCGAGACGCTCTCCGAATATCTTCGCCATGGCCCGGTCGATGCCGCGCAGGAGCGCTACAGCCTGATCGACCGCGAGATCGAGCAGACGCTGGCGCCGCTGTGCAGCGAGCACCAGGTGGCGGTGCTCGGCTATTCATCCCTGGCGCTGGGCCTGCTCGCCGGCTCCATCGATCCCGGGCGCGAGTTCAAGGGCGACGACCAGCGTGCGAGCAATCCGCGCTTCAGCGCAGGCAACCGTGCCACGCTCAAGGCCTTCTTCGAAGAACTCGACCCGCTGCGCACGCGGCTGGAGTGCTCCTTCGGACAGATGATGATCGCGTGGACTGTCGCGCGCGGCACCGTTTCGGTGGCGCTGTGCGGCGCGCGCGTGCGCCAGCAGGCCATCGAGAACGCCGGCGCCGGTGCGGTCGAACTGGGCGACGAAGCCCTACGACTGATCGACGCCGCGGCGAAGCGCCACCTCTCCGCGCTCGCCTGA
- a CDS encoding FGGY family carbohydrate kinase, which produces MMPNILIGVDMGSSSLKALALEAGSGRAVALSRMPLPHDRLAGGGCEVRAAAIRAALTHVLRDVAHQLGPRAAEVRALACTGHGAGLYALDANNELVGGRAVASTDQRADIRARTLAKSHGTRLFDEVGCGPWPGQPTVIAAELLGADAVQRGELRRLLFAKDYLGFLLTGEIATDASDASTAGLVSLATGGWSQTAFEASGLKDLGAHNFGPILPSGTVIGTLRVSEAALCGLPAGIPVAMGAIDLLASMTAICAEGRGRAVQVFGTWCVNAVIGPVLAPKPAVASIVNFGRTNERLYMENSPSSMANIAWLAGVLALPDARAVVDLAMTVPLGAGGLRFLPFVNGGGGVTAGFVGLKSHHTRADMARAVVDAVAALHARQTARLAAGGLSVAASTVLGGGASDARLVRLLAAFLGRPVERCADDETGARGAALYAAMSQGLDDVGEGSALLAPCELIEPDARDARAHADFNADFNELIDSMSPAFTHISGGAK; this is translated from the coding sequence ATGATGCCAAACATACTCATCGGCGTGGACATGGGCTCGAGCAGCCTGAAAGCACTGGCCCTCGAAGCCGGCAGCGGCCGTGCCGTCGCCTTGTCGCGCATGCCTTTGCCGCACGACCGGCTCGCCGGCGGCGGTTGCGAAGTGCGCGCCGCGGCGATTCGCGCCGCGCTCACCCATGTGCTGCGCGACGTGGCCCACCAGCTCGGACCGCGCGCGGCCGAGGTCCGCGCCCTGGCCTGCACCGGCCACGGCGCCGGCCTCTACGCGCTCGATGCGAACAACGAACTCGTCGGCGGCCGCGCCGTCGCCTCCACCGACCAGCGCGCCGATATCCGCGCCCGGACGCTCGCCAAAAGCCACGGCACGCGACTCTTCGACGAGGTCGGTTGCGGCCCCTGGCCCGGCCAGCCGACGGTGATCGCCGCCGAGCTGCTGGGCGCCGATGCCGTGCAGCGCGGCGAACTGCGCCGCCTGCTGTTTGCCAAGGACTACCTCGGCTTTCTGCTGACCGGCGAGATCGCCACCGACGCGAGCGATGCGAGCACCGCCGGGCTGGTGTCGCTCGCCACCGGCGGCTGGTCGCAGACTGCCTTCGAGGCGTCGGGCCTCAAGGACCTGGGCGCGCACAACTTCGGCCCGATCCTGCCGAGCGGCACGGTGATCGGGACATTGCGTGTCTCGGAGGCCGCGCTCTGCGGCCTGCCCGCTGGCATTCCAGTCGCCATGGGCGCTATCGACCTGCTTGCCTCGATGACCGCGATCTGCGCCGAAGGCCGCGGCCGCGCGGTGCAGGTGTTCGGCACCTGGTGCGTCAACGCGGTCATCGGGCCGGTGCTCGCACCCAAGCCCGCTGTCGCCTCCATCGTGAATTTCGGCCGCACGAACGAGCGGCTCTACATGGAGAACAGCCCCTCGTCGATGGCCAACATCGCATGGCTGGCCGGCGTGCTCGCGCTGCCCGACGCGCGCGCGGTGGTCGACCTTGCCATGACGGTGCCGCTGGGCGCCGGCGGCCTGCGCTTCTTGCCGTTCGTCAACGGCGGCGGGGGCGTGACGGCGGGCTTCGTGGGGCTCAAGAGCCACCACACCCGCGCCGACATGGCGCGCGCCGTGGTCGATGCCGTGGCGGCGCTGCATGCGCGGCAGACGGCGCGACTTGCGGCCGGCGGCCTGTCGGTCGCCGCTTCCACGGTGCTGGGCGGCGGTGCGAGCGATGCGCGCCTCGTTCGCCTGCTCGCTGCTTTTCTGGGCCGCCCGGTCGAACGCTGCGCCGACGACGAGACCGGCGCGCGGGGCGCCGCGCTCTACGCCGCCATGTCGCAAGGCCTGGACGACGTCGGCGAGGGCAGCGCGCTGCTCGCGCCGTGCGAGC
- a CDS encoding ABC transporter permease codes for MNYPAQLDAGLPPRHSGQSGGGPVKPANKLTSMREAGLLLIIAVLCIAMSFASPYFLTWDNVRAMLLSFSIEGIVVVGMTILLIVGGIDLSVGSVVCFAMVVTGKLFLMGVDPWLASLVAIGASGLVGAMIGGCVTRIGLNHFIASLAFMVIVRGLCLALTQGTPQSLFSLPAEFKFIGQGTLFGIPAVILIFVAIVVVSDFVLRRSTLLRRVFYTGSNEKAALYSGIRVGRVKFWVTVLCSASAGLAGVIYTARFGAATPTFGMGMELNVIAAAVIGGASLKGGSGTVLGAVLGLALLSVVTSSLILLDVSPYWQDVIKGLILLAAVTIDHLLNTRKTTR; via the coding sequence ATGAACTACCCGGCACAACTCGATGCGGGCCTTCCTCCACGGCATTCTGGACAGTCAGGAGGCGGCCCCGTGAAGCCCGCCAACAAACTCACGAGCATGCGCGAAGCAGGCTTGCTGCTGATCATCGCGGTGCTGTGCATCGCGATGAGCTTCGCATCGCCCTACTTCCTCACCTGGGACAACGTGCGCGCAATGCTGTTGTCCTTCTCCATCGAAGGCATCGTGGTGGTCGGCATGACCATCTTGCTGATCGTCGGCGGCATCGATCTTTCGGTGGGGTCGGTGGTCTGCTTCGCGATGGTGGTCACGGGCAAGCTCTTTCTCATGGGCGTGGACCCGTGGCTTGCAAGCCTGGTGGCCATCGGCGCGAGCGGGCTCGTCGGCGCGATGATCGGCGGCTGCGTCACGCGCATCGGGCTCAATCACTTCATCGCCTCGCTGGCCTTCATGGTGATCGTGCGCGGGCTGTGCCTTGCGCTCACGCAGGGCACGCCGCAGTCGCTGTTCTCGCTGCCGGCCGAGTTCAAGTTCATCGGACAGGGCACGCTGTTCGGCATTCCCGCCGTCATCCTGATCTTCGTAGCGATCGTCGTCGTAAGCGACTTCGTGCTGCGCCGCTCGACCTTGCTGCGGCGCGTGTTCTACACCGGCAGCAACGAGAAGGCCGCGCTCTACTCTGGCATTCGCGTGGGGCGCGTGAAGTTCTGGGTCACGGTGCTGTGCTCGGCATCGGCGGGCCTGGCCGGCGTGATCTACACGGCCCGCTTCGGCGCTGCCACACCCACCTTCGGCATGGGCATGGAGCTCAACGTGATTGCCGCGGCGGTGATCGGCGGCGCGAGCCTCAAGGGCGGCTCGGGCACGGTGCTGGGCGCGGTGCTGGGCCTGGCGCTGCTCTCGGTGGTGACCAGCTCGCTGATCCTGCTCGACGTGTCGCCTTACTGGCAGGACGTGATCAAGGGATTGATCCTGCTCGCGGCCGTGACCATCGACCACCTCCTGAACACGAGAAAGACGACGCGATGA
- a CDS encoding substrate-binding domain-containing protein translates to MRRNFLKSAAAAGIGLAGASAFAQQQAAAPAAAGAGAGLRGNASDVYVMNVMVSGVEYWFPVYEMMKQLGRTLGVRTRYTGTPEYDVNKQLASFEQELARKPAGILLHPMNPDPFIEPINRAAAMGIPVVTFAADSPNSKRTSFVTSDNDREGTQAADAIAASLNGKGEYAVLENPGQDNHDRRIAAFVNRMKTKHTGMKLVGRAASNQDPNKAYQAVLSLAQANPNLGALFMPEANSALGAAQAKVETKKNIKVMCCDVNAKILDMIKSGDVFGAINPNQGMQGYMGMMMLFLAKNPSLIDPMNDAKRNGTNPMAVPFLDNGLAVVSKANADDFYWDKYLARRGTKGIGE, encoded by the coding sequence ATGAGGCGTAATTTCCTGAAGTCCGCGGCCGCCGCCGGTATCGGCCTGGCCGGTGCGAGCGCGTTCGCGCAACAGCAAGCCGCAGCTCCTGCGGCAGCCGGAGCAGGTGCGGGCCTGCGCGGCAATGCCAGCGACGTCTACGTGATGAACGTGATGGTCTCCGGCGTGGAGTACTGGTTTCCGGTCTACGAAATGATGAAGCAGCTCGGCCGCACGCTGGGCGTTCGCACCCGCTACACCGGCACGCCCGAGTACGACGTGAACAAGCAGCTCGCGTCGTTCGAGCAGGAACTGGCGCGCAAGCCCGCCGGCATCCTGCTGCACCCGATGAATCCCGATCCGTTCATCGAGCCGATCAACCGCGCGGCGGCGATGGGCATCCCGGTCGTCACCTTCGCGGCGGACTCGCCGAACTCCAAGCGCACCTCCTTCGTCACCTCGGACAACGACCGCGAAGGCACGCAGGCGGCCGACGCGATTGCCGCATCGCTCAACGGCAAGGGCGAATACGCGGTGCTCGAGAACCCGGGCCAGGACAACCACGACCGCCGCATCGCCGCCTTCGTGAACCGCATGAAGACCAAGCACACGGGCATGAAGCTGGTCGGCCGCGCCGCCAGCAACCAGGACCCGAACAAGGCCTACCAGGCGGTGCTGAGCCTCGCGCAGGCCAACCCGAACCTGGGCGCGCTGTTCATGCCCGAAGCCAACTCGGCGCTCGGCGCGGCGCAGGCCAAGGTCGAGACCAAGAAGAACATCAAGGTGATGTGCTGCGACGTGAACGCCAAGATCCTCGACATGATCAAGTCGGGCGACGTGTTCGGCGCCATCAACCCGAACCAGGGCATGCAGGGCTACATGGGCATGATGATGCTGTTCCTGGCCAAGAACCCCTCGCTCATCGACCCGATGAACGATGCCAAGCGCAACGGCACCAATCCGATGGCCGTGCCCTTCCTGGACAACGGCCTGGCCGTGGTCAGCAAGGCCAACGCCGACGACTTCTACTGGGACAAGTACCTCGCGCGCCGCGGCACCAAGGGAATCGGCGAGTGA
- a CDS encoding sugar ABC transporter ATP-binding protein — protein MTTLLELRGISKRFGASRALSGVDFSLHAGEIHALCGENGAGKSTLMNIIDGIHRPDEGEILLNGRKVIIDGPAHAMRLGIGLVHQEIALCADATVAENIFMPEINAGNAAWMNYAGFNDRAAKVLRRLGQDIDPGMLVRDLSISSQQLVEIAKALTLDCKVLILDEPTAALTDNESAALFRVLHDLKARGIGIIYISHRMAEIFTHGDRVTVLRDGRNVHCGPLAGLTPDELVRRMVGRDLGNYYPPKQALAQSSGPVLEVADIADGERVHGVSFALQRGEILGIAGLMGAGRSELAETVCGLRSAKRGTVRLNGKTLSIRKYSDALRAGIAYLSEDRKAAGVFLDLPIAQNVSSMALRRVSSAWGLLKRSAEHKLAKELGAKLNLKSDGVAIEVASLSGGNQQKVAIAKLLATNPSVLLMDEPTRGVDVGAKSEIHHILRELATQGVGVIVISSELPEIIGLCDRALVIRDGRLAGELTSEEMTEEALLRLASGLCEQETA, from the coding sequence GTGACCACGTTGCTCGAACTGCGCGGCATCAGCAAGCGCTTCGGCGCTTCGCGCGCGCTCTCGGGCGTGGACTTCTCGCTGCACGCGGGCGAGATCCACGCCCTGTGCGGCGAGAACGGCGCGGGGAAGTCGACGCTGATGAACATCATCGACGGCATCCACCGCCCCGACGAAGGCGAGATCCTGCTGAACGGCCGGAAGGTGATCATCGACGGCCCCGCGCATGCCATGCGCCTGGGCATCGGCCTGGTGCACCAGGAGATTGCGCTGTGCGCCGACGCGACCGTGGCCGAGAACATCTTCATGCCGGAGATCAATGCTGGCAACGCGGCGTGGATGAACTACGCCGGCTTCAACGACCGCGCCGCGAAGGTGCTGCGCCGGTTGGGGCAGGACATCGACCCCGGCATGCTCGTGCGTGACCTGAGCATCTCGAGCCAGCAGCTGGTGGAGATCGCCAAGGCGCTCACGCTCGACTGCAAGGTGCTGATCCTCGACGAGCCCACGGCCGCGCTGACCGACAACGAGTCGGCGGCGCTGTTCCGCGTGCTGCACGACCTGAAGGCGCGGGGCATCGGCATCATCTACATCAGCCACCGCATGGCCGAGATCTTCACGCACGGCGACCGTGTCACCGTGCTGCGCGACGGGCGCAACGTGCATTGCGGGCCGCTCGCAGGCCTCACGCCGGACGAACTGGTCCGCCGCATGGTGGGGCGCGATCTCGGCAACTACTATCCGCCGAAGCAAGCCCTCGCCCAGTCCTCCGGACCCGTGCTCGAAGTGGCGGACATCGCCGACGGCGAGCGCGTGCACGGCGTTTCCTTCGCACTCCAGCGCGGCGAGATCCTCGGCATTGCCGGACTCATGGGCGCCGGCCGCAGCGAATTGGCCGAAACCGTGTGCGGCCTGCGAAGTGCGAAACGCGGCACGGTGCGCCTGAACGGCAAGACGCTTTCGATCCGCAAGTACAGCGACGCATTGCGCGCAGGCATCGCCTACCTTAGCGAAGACCGCAAGGCGGCCGGCGTGTTCCTCGACCTGCCGATTGCACAGAACGTGTCGTCGATGGCGCTGCGCCGCGTGAGCTCCGCCTGGGGCCTCTTGAAGCGCTCGGCCGAGCACAAGCTCGCGAAGGAACTCGGCGCCAAGCTCAATCTGAAATCGGACGGCGTGGCCATCGAGGTGGCCAGCCTCTCGGGCGGCAACCAGCAGAAGGTGGCGATCGCCAAGCTGCTCGCCACCAACCCGTCGGTACTGCTGATGGACGAGCCCACGCGCGGCGTCGACGTGGGCGCGAAATCGGAGATTCACCACATCCTGCGCGAGCTCGCGACCCAGGGCGTGGGCGTGATCGTGATCTCGTCGGAGCTGCCCGAAATCATCGGCCTGTGCGACCGCGCACTGGTCATCCGCGATGGGCGGCTCGCGGGCGAACTGACATCCGAAGAAATGACGGAAGAGGCCCTGCTGCGGCTGGCTTCCGGACTCTGCGAACAGGAAACAGCATGA